The following proteins come from a genomic window of Nicotiana tomentosiformis chromosome 12, ASM39032v3, whole genome shotgun sequence:
- the LOC104112069 gene encoding trans-Golgi network-localized SYP41-interacting protein 1 isoform X2, which translates to MPENNDAEQVRDGSGVVVDGGEVSVSVEPAAHNQVDATDLNRGGSVTAAEYVENDTKDIRMAEDGGREDMFVDCPDVIEGLETPRYVEESNDAQDSRLEGLSNGSHDQDLKAEVEHLRKMLSDSVAEKDRIAREAEEERAASMCELTRLNDQLKDLIGSRSLLNKDDSELVENLHQSEAGVRDLASGASLHEVVTDVSKFLKEALDELVQTESRIRELNDIIHMKNQEIDVLNSKVSECSMSRDVALSQLNSEQENSEVQLEKEHHMTVIANEILASLASAVPQEEISDESVTGKMYHVQNTISFLVEKYNVFLSEVYQLRQSLTEVAPDHSMQDEVGVLVAAHDVLAEFRTREVNLNQHLSFLSDENGKLSEELNKHKLMVENANAEITKLNAETEQERTRYANTKEKLSLAVTKGKALVQQRDALKKSLSEKTSELERYQIELQEKSNSLEAAEQTKDLLVRSENLAASLQEALIQKEKILQKCEEILSKATGKEQFQSTDTIQKVQWLADEMNALNETSLQLQRVIDSLSSLDFPQSVQSNRPDAQVAWLLESFYLAKEEVIKLHEQMIAANEAANNEIGHLTASLVVEAQDRSYLQEELEDLKHKYAVLVQKEQQASTDKYQIVNMLLEASKINTHDQELVCQSQSDMTLLITKCVENIKEESSASLESYKHQVESFEQIQSNLYLRDLELRLHGQILTEEMPDKAELNRLSNHSVKVTEELSALKEEKESLERNLEQYEEKVALLREKLSMAVKKGKGLVQEREKLKGALDEKSAEIEKLKSDLHLQESVSDDHKLQIDKLSAEVDRIPQLETDLVAMKNQRDQLEQFLVESNNMLQKVIESLDGIVLPADLGFQDPVEKVKWLSGYLSESQTAKVEVEQELGRVKDEASSLANKLLEVETTIKSLEDTLSAADNNISQLLEDKNELEAAKASVEKELEKAIAEASSKTVEFANVSADRKSIEDALSLAERNVLVIKNEKEEALLGKDAAESELQKIKEEFTFHTNKLKVADETIQSLEEALAQAEKNISLLTEENNRVKVGRADLENEIKNLKGEADFQNSKLSDAFMTIESLEDALLNSENKISNLVNEKKNAEEDLLVLTSKLDACMQELAGSQGSVETNVLELSTLLSRLQLLLKDEALFFSLRQAFKKKFESLKDMDLLLKEIWDSFPEIDSGMLPHSPVKDDTSFSTPSVSVVNDGLIEEVANGEANAIDGDITLHLGKTVDGFQLRNKILAENIGCYSQLMDDSIRTILKKLQLTKRKALPMIELTESLKQKVRDAEVGRQAQENTIQLLERDLEVLLSACNDATNELALTQNRLTELCSNFDLEKLKETSPEQLGNFGEDAVAHHQLALDSSESAKTAEKLLLAARHSQHLTEQFKTLVDVMVGTIKDLQVKLEESNNTCVKVLEEKEIHQERISQLETNLEASNDLCNEMKLKLEDYQAKEDNIREKEAEVLSLNSKASLKFQEAEDSTLSASHMKSLFDKINGMETLMGPDVGDAEAYDSPDVRKLFYVVDTFPRLQLQMSSLSPENKELKSSLEKQTLQIEHLKEEVEEHIRDEEDYGKMKNELLELTIGLENMIQKLGSNNLVGLRKETPVTGLLPMLDKLIVAKVLESENLKAKTEELLADLHGTQKVVEDLSSKVKSIESSNQLKVTPLEINQERGIFETATLPAQSEISEVQDVVPVSKNLASSSVTSAAHVRTLRKGSTDQLAINIDTESERLINDEEADQEKGHAFKSLNTSGLIPGQGKMIADRIDGIWVSSSRALMSHPRGRLGLIAYCLFLHIWLLGTIL; encoded by the exons ATGCCAGAAAATAATGATGCAGAGCAGGTCAGAGA TGGTTCAGGTGTAGTTGTAGATGGAGGGGAAGTTTCAGTTTCTGTAGAACCAGCTGCTCATAATCAG GTGGATGCTACGGATCTAAATCGTGGGGGATCAGTGACTGCAGCAGAGTATGTAGAGAATGATACAAAAGATATAAGAATGGCAGAAGATGGGGGAAGGGAGGACATGTTTGTTGATTGCCCTGATGTCATCGAAGGTCTTGAAACTCCGCGATATGTAGAGGAGAGCAATGATGCACAGGATAGTCGACTGGAAGGATTGAGCAATGGATCACATGATCAAGATTTGAAAGCTGAAGTAGAGCACTTGCGCAAAATGCTAAGTGATAGTGTTGCTGAAAAAGATCGGATTGCTCGAGAAGCTGAG GAAGAAAGAGCAGCATCTATGTGCGAACTCACTCGCCTAAATGATCAACTTAAGGATCTGATTGGTAGTCGGTCACTGCTAAATAAAGATGATAGTGAGTTAGTTGAGAATCTTCACCAAAGTGAAGCAGGAGTCAGGGATTTGGCCTCTGGTGCCTCATTGCATGAGGTGGTAACAGATGTCTCCAAGTTTCTTAAAGAAGCTCTGGATGAGTTAGTTCAGACTGAGAGCAGAATCAGAGAACTTAATGACATCATACATATGAAGAATCAAGAAATTGATGTCCTCAATTCAAAGGTTTCTGAGTGTTCAATGTCACGTGATGTTGCTCTTTCTCAATTAAATTCAGAACAAGAAAATTCTGAGGTTCAACTTGAGAAGGAGCATCATATGACAGTGATTGCTAATGAGATCTTAGCATCTCTTGCTTCAGCAGTTCCTCAAGAAGAAATCTCTGATGAATCAGTTACAGGAAAAATGTATCATGTCCAGAATACAATCTCATTTTTAGTTGAGAAGTATAACGTTTTCCTTTCTGAAGTCTACCAACTTAGACAGAGTTTAACTGAAGTTGCACCAGACCACAGTATGCAGGATGAAGTGGGGGTGTTGGTTGCTGCACATGATGTATTGGCTGAATTTAGAACAAGAGAAGTGAATCTAAACCAACATTTGAGCTTTTTAAGTGATGAAAATGGAAAGCTGTCCGAGGAACTTAATAAGCATAAATTGATGGTTGAGAATGCTAATGCTGAAATTACAAAGCTGAATGCTGAAACTGAGCAGGAGAGAACAAGGTATGCTAACACGAAAGAGAAGCTTAGCTTGGCTGTGACAAAAGGAAAGGCATTAGTTCAGCAGCGTGATGCTCTGAAGAAGTCACTGTCTGAGAAAACTAGTGAACTGGAGAGATATCAAATTGAGTTGCAAGAGAAGTCGAATAGTCTTGAGGCTGCTGAACAAACCAAGGATTTACTGGTAAGAAGTGAAAATTTAGCTGCGTCACTGCAGGAAGCTCTCATTCAAAAGGAGAAGATACTTCAAAAATGTGAAGAAATATTGTCCAAGGCCACTGGAAAGGAGCAATTTCAGTCAACAGATACCATTCAGAAAGTCCAGTGGCTTGCAGATGAGATGAATGCATTAAATGAGACATCTCTGCAACTCCAAAGAGTGATAGATTCCCTGTCATCACTTGATTTTCCCCAGTCCGTACAATCAAATAGACCCGATGCACAGGTTGCTTGGCTCCTGGAATCATTTTATCTGGCTAAAGAAGAAGTAATAAAGTTACATGAGCAGATGATAGCAGCAAATGAGGCAGCAAATAATGAGATTGGTCATCTTACTGCTTCTCTTGTGGTAGAAGCACAGGATAGGAGCTACCTTCAAGAGGAATTGGAGGATTTAAAGCATAAATATGCAGTGCTTGTCCAGAAAGAGCAACAGGCTTCAACGGATAAGTATCAAATCGTCAATATGCTGCTAGAGGCATCTAAAATCAATACACACGACCAAGAATTGGTATGTCAAAGCCAATCTGACATGACTTTACTCATTACGAAATGCGTAGAGAATATAAAAGAAGAAAGTAGTGCCTCTCTTGAATCCTATAAGCATCAGGTCGAGTCCTTTGAACAGATCCAGAGTAATTTGTACCTCAGGGATCTGGAATTGAGGCTACATGGTCAAATACTCACAGAAGAGATGCCAGATAAAGCAGAGTTGAATAGATTGTCAAACCATTCGGTCAAGGTTACCGAGGAGCTTTCCGCTTTAAAGGAAGAAAAGGAATCTCTGGAGAGGAATCTCGAACAATACGAGGAGAAAGTTGCATTACTTAGGGAAAAGTTATCTATGGCAGTTAAAAAAGGCAAGGGGCTTGTTCAAGAACGAGAAAAATTGAAAGGAGCATTGGATGAGAAGAGTGCTGAAATAGAGAAGCTCAAATCAGATTTACATCTGCAAGAATCTGTATCTGATGACCACAAGTTGCAGATTGATAAGCTCTCAGCTGAGGTGGACCGTATCCCTCAACTAGAGACTGATCTTGTGGCTATGAAGAATCAAAGAGATCAGCTAGAGCAGTTCTTAGTTGAAAGCAATAACATGCTTCAGAAGGTTATCGAGTCACTTGATGGTATTGTTCTTCCAGCTGATTTGGGTTTTCAAGACCCCGTAGAAAAGGTCAAATGGCTTTCAGGATACTTAAGTGAGAGCCAAACTGCAAAGGTAGAGGTGGAGCAGGAGTTGGGGAGAGTAAAAGATGAAGCCAGTTCTTTAGCCAACAAATTGTTGGAGGTCGAGACAACCATTAAATCCCTAGAGGATACATTATCTGCTGCAGACAACAACATCTCTCAACTCCTGGAGGACAAAAATGAGCTAGAAGCTGCTAAAGCATCAGTTGAAAAAGAATTAGAGAAAGCAATAGCAGAAGCTTCTTCTAAAACTGTGGAGTTTGCAAATGTGTCCGCAGATAGAAAATCCATCGAGGATGCTTTGTCCCTGGCAGAGAGGAATGTTTTGGTAATAAAGAATGAGAAAGAAGAAGCTTTACTTGGTAAGGATGCTGCTGAGTCTGAGCTGCAGAAAATCAAGGAGGAATTCACTTTCCATACCAACAAACTAAAGGTGGCGGATGAAACTATACAATCCCTTGAAGAGGCACTGGCTCAGGCAGAAAAAAACATATCTCTGCTTACTGAGGAAAATAACAGGGTAAAAGTTGGTAGAGCTGATTTAGAGAACGAGATAAAAAATCTCAAAGGCGAAGCTGATTTCCAAAACAGCAAGCTAAGTGATGCTTTCATGACTATAGAATCACTAGAAGATGCTTTATTGAATTCAGAAAACAAAATTTCCAATCTTGTTAATGAAAAGAAGAATGCAGAAGAGGACCTTTTAGTTCTGACTTCCAAATTAGATGCCTGCATGCAAGAGTTGGCTGGATCACAGGGCAGCGTAGAAACTAATGTTCTGGAGCTCTCTACCCTTCTTAGCCGACTTCAGTTACTTCTGAAAGATGAGGCTTTGTTTTTCTCTCTCCGACAAGCTTTCAAGAAAAAGTTTGAGAGCCTAAAAGACATGGATCTTCTTCTTAAAGAAATCTGGGATTCTTTTCCTGAAATAGATTCCGGAATGCTGCCACATTCTCCTGTAAAG GATGACACATCTTTCTCAACTCCTTCAGTATCTGTTGTTAATGATGGTCTAATCGAGGAAGTAGCCAATGGTGAAGCAAATGCAATTGATGGTGACATCACATTGCATCTCGGGAAAACTGTGGATGGATTCCAATTGAGAAACAAGATTCTTGCTGAGAACATTGGATGCTACTCGCAATTGATGGATGATTCGATCAGAACAATACTTAAAAAACTACAGTTGACAAAAAGAAAAGCTCTACCCATGATTGAACTCACAGAATCTCTTAAGCAAAAGGTCAGAGATGCAGAAGTTGGTCGGCAAGCGCAGGAAAATACTATACAATTGTTGGAAAGGGATCTTGAAGTTCTACTTTCTGCTTGTAATGATGCAACTAATGAACTGGCTTTAACTCAAAATAGATTAACTGAACTTTGCTCCAACTTTGACCTGGAAAAGTTGAAGGAAACCTCACCCGAACAATTAGGAAATTTTGGTGAAGATGCTGTAGCACATCATCAGTTGGCGCTTGATAGCAGTGAATCCGCAAAGACCGCTGAGAAGCTGCTATTGGCGGCTAGACACAGTCAACATCTTACTGAACAATTCAAAACTCTAGTGGATGTGATGGTTGGTACAATTAAAGATTTGCAGGTTAAATTGGAAGAAAGCAATAATACTTGTGTGAAAGTCTTGGAAGAAAAGGAGATTCACCAAGAGAGGATCTCCCAACTGGAGACTAATCTAGAAGCGTCAAATGATCTTTGCAATGAGATGAAACTTAAGTTAGAGGATTATCAGGCAAAAGAGGATAATATCAGGGAGAAAGAAGCTGAAGTTTTGTCTCTTAATTCTAAAGCTTCACTGAAATTTCAAG AGGCTGAAGATTCAACCCTCTCTGCATCTCATATGAAATCTCTTTTTGATAAAATAAATGGGATGGAAACACTCATGGGGCCTGATGTGGGAGATGCAGAGGCCTATGATTCACCTGATGTCAGGAAGCTATTTTATGTAGTTGATACTTTCCCCAGATTGCAGCTCCAGATGAGCTCACTTTCTCCTGAGAATAAAGAATTAAAGTCAAGCCTTGAGAAACAGACGCTGCAAATTGAGCATTTGAAGGAAGAAGTTGAAGAGCACATTAGAGATGAGGAGGACTATGGAAAGATGAAGAATGAGTTGTTAGAACTCACAATTGGTCTGGAAAATATGATACAGAAACTGGGAAGCAATAATTTGGTTGGTCTCCGGAAAGAGACTCCGGTGACAGGGTTGTTACCAATGCTTGATAAGCTGATTGTTGCCAAAGTTTTGGAATCTGAAAATTTGAAAGCCAAAACAGAAGAGCTGCTTGCCGACTTGCATGGGACCCAAAAGGTTGTTGAGGACTTATCAAGTAAGGTTAAGTCAATAGAAAGTTCTAATCAACTTAAGGTTACACCACTTGAGATCAACCAGGAAAGGGGCATCTTTGAAACAGCTACCTTGCCTGCTCAGTCAGAGATATCTGAAGTTCAAGATGTG GTGCCAGTTAGTAAGAATTTAGCCTCTTCTTCAGTTACATCAGCTGCTCATGTCCGAACTTTGCGGAAGGGATCTACGGATCAACTTGCAATAAATATAGATACTGAATCTGAACGGTTAATAAATGACGAGGAAGCTGACCAAGAAAAAG GTCATGCATTCAAGTCTCTCAATACATCAGGTCTTATTCCAGGGCAAGGGAAGATGATTGCCGACCGAATTGACGGAATTTG GGTATCTTCGAGTCGAGCTTTGATGAGTCATCCAAGGGGCAGGCTAGGTCTTATTGCCTATTGTTTGTTCCTGCATATTTGGTTGTTGGGCACCATTTTGTGA